Genomic DNA from Setaria italica strain Yugu1 chromosome V, Setaria_italica_v2.0, whole genome shotgun sequence:
TCCTCAACGCTGCTGAGAATGCCAACGGCGATGGAGACCATGCTAAGTCCCACTAAgacaggaggagaaggtcgcGAGGTAGCAAGCAACGCACATGTCGCCCCCATAATCTTGAGCAGGAGTTCACCATGGAGTACGATGGACACAAGGTTTACATTACTCCAAAGGAGAACCTTGTCGCTGCCAATGAAAAGCTCGCCAAACTTCTTCCCGACACTCCAGGATTTGCTCGAGCGCAAGCAATGGTCCAGACCGCCGTGACACTGATCAACCACATGGACCCATCTCCGCCGGTTCGACAGAAACGTGGCGGAACTTCCAATACGCAACGCTCTGGTTCATGACGAGACAAagacctccacgatcagatcaacCGAGGACATGACGCGAGGCACACGATCAACTGCCGTGTCTCCCACCGAGAAGATGAGGAGATCCGGCACAAGGAGGTGTATGACCGAGAGCACGGACCTCCCCGGCAGGGCGGATGTCATGGCAAGACGCCCAAACTTGAGTCAGAGAGCGGCTATGAGGAATCCGATCACTTGGACTACTCAGACTCCTTAAGCGATGTCTATACCTCTGGAGAAAGACCAGTCGACCACTCTTGTAAAGGTCGGGGAAGAGCTCCGTCATACGATGGATTCCTTTCTCTCACCAAGAGGCTTCGCCAAGTCACATGGCCGCGTGGTTTCAAGCTTTACGACCTCAACAAATACAATGGGAAGTCAGATCCCACCCAATGGCTCCAGATATACTCCGCTGCTGTCAAAGCGGCAGGAGATAGCACCGGTATGATGGCTAACTACTTACCCATCATGCTCACCAAAGACTACCGCAACTGGTTGGCAGGGCTCCCATGAGAGGCCATTGATAACTGGGAACAACTCTATGTGTTGTTCACCGGTAACTACATCGGCATCTAGGAGGGGCTTGGAAACAAAAGGCTCCTAGGTCAGATCCGCCAGTGGAAAAACGAGACTCTACGAGGCTATATCCATCGGTTCTCCTAGAAGAAGAACTCGGTCCCCTTCATTGAGGACCACAACGTGATGAGCGCCTTCTAGAACAGCCTTGCCAACGGTAAGCTGATCAACAAGTGGACCAGGAAGCCGCCGAAGAACATCAATGAGATGTTCGCCATTGCAAATAGCATGGCGGACGGAGAAGAACTGAGAAGGAGCAACTCAGTGAGTTTAAGACCCGATGGGAGAAGGAGAGCCGCTCTTGCCCAAGGACTCGCGAGGTGGATATACACGTCGGCATCCCAAATCCTCCCGCAGGGGGGAGCAGCGTGGCCGGAAGGGGAAGACAGCTGAAGTCATCGCCGCGGTGCAGCAAGGGCAAGGACGCATCAGTTCCGAGGAgttccaaaaaatgctggacaTGTAATGCCCGTACCACAAGAACCAAAAGCACACGGCCCGAGAATGCTTCGACCTCAAGAGGGCCTTCTTGGGAAAAGGTTATGGGAAACCACCTCGCAAAGATGACAAGGACAAAGAGCCGCGCAAGGACCATCCCGCCGATGAAGACTTCCAGACGGCTAACACGACCGTCAACATGATCTACGACAATCCTAAGCAATTCGAGTCCAAGAGGAAGTGGAAGGTAACCCAGAGGCATATCGTCTACACTACCAAACCAGCCACTCCAGAATACCTGCGGTGGTCCGAGGTTCCCATCACCTTCAGTAGAGCCAACCACCCAACCACCTAGGTGTGGTAGCCAAGCCAGGAAGATATCCCCTAGTGATCAACCCCACAATCCACAACGCGTGCCTTAGAAAGGTCCTcgttgagggatatgggtagcCTATGAGTCCCCActaaccaggatactggtcggacctgacaagtgggcctgtcTGACCAGGACATGcgggccgaggacatgaagttacttggagtacaagacAAGGCAACGAGACAGTTCAAATCTGCCCGCATATTATGGGATccgtattgtagtccgactcagattactttccatgtaactaccgagtctATTAGAtccaaaccgacttgtaactcttggtcgtcagcctataagACGGTCAAGGGCACCTTCTGAGGGCAACCGAAGAGATCTCATCTCATactgagcaatacaatccacgcaaataggacgtagggtttTACTCTTTGACACCTGAAACATGTCTAAAATCTCTTGTGTGccctttgtgttctcgcgatTACCATCGAGTTTTTGGTTCCGTAGAcatcctcacctacaaatcaaccacctgggtaaccaCCTGGGTaatcccctggtggactgccagaCCTCTAACTCCAACagttggcgcccaccgtggggcagGTTGCAAGATCCGTTTGGTGACCTTGATGGTGTTTCGACCCGGCGTcgtcttccccgagagcatgaaggggTTTTCCTTCGCCCTTTCGCCTttcaatttttgccacgcgccCTCTAAACTATAAATACCTCCAAAACCACCAAGTCTGCAGATTGCAGATGATGTACTTGACGTGAAGCGGCAGAGAAGTAGCAGGAGCTTGGGGGATACCACTTCGAAGAGCTGAGGGTCGTGCAGTTGTCAGAAGTTAGCGTAGGCAAGCCTCTGCCGGCGTGATCATCTGCAAGGAAGATCACGctagagttctggagctaggagtcatcaagatcaaggtaggatcccggtggtgatcttgtgatgtacaatcattcatggtgaagtaatagatgtgtttaTGTTCTTAGTGATCTAGTTATCTCCTTTTATGGTTTTATGCTCTATTAGGTTTGCCTGCTTTACAATATATTAATCGATGATATATTGCCTAGGTTGTTCTTGTGATCATGGTGACAGGATTTGCATACTTGATCTACCAATGGGTATAACATGTTCTCTTGATCGTGCCTTTGATCTACCTATGCTGATAGAGGGGATCGTGAcgggatctttcttgtgtaagatagGGATTTTGAGAGCCGGACTGGAGGTGTaggtttaaagatgctttttactaagatcatatttATGTTGCTTTGTTAtctatgctcagaattacaacatatgcatagtctatgttgctctagattggttacctctgctctaCCTGTTATCTGTCTATGCATGTTTAGTAGTTTAGATttgaatcactcatcaacaccaagtccatactaacaatgctagttaaaTTAGaacttgtgctataagttctacagattgataaaccttaggggaGTGCTCTGAGGGAGgagttacaactgatccgtgtaCTTATGGTTCACAACTTGGTGTGCTAACAGCCATCAACAAGGGCGCGGGATCACCATCGATGGAGCGGGATGGGGTGGTGAGCTTGGCAAGCAGCGTCGCGAGCTCCGGGAGGGTGCGGGACAGGGTCAGTGCATTGGCCCCAGCGGCAACGTAGGGTGGGGATGGGGTAGCGGGCTTGGCATCGGGAGTTCCAGGGGGCGCGGGATGGGCCAGCGTGGGGGTTCCATCGATGGCGGCGCGAACTCTTGGAGGGTGGCGGGGCAGGTAGAggtggaaggaggaggcggcgcaggaggggaggaggtggcacgTGAGGGGAGGCGAGGGTCGGGACCTAGGAGGCGTCGGTAGAGAAAAGAAACGAATCACTTTCTTTAGGTAACGAGTGGCggtggtgggtaattacctacCAACTTCACGTCTAGTTCGTATCTGAAGTTGAAAAAAGTACTCCAAAGAAATAAACTAGAGCTCCCAAAACTATATGGAGTTTGGACTGCTCCAAAAATTTGTGGAGTTCGGGtgtttagggtctgtttggcagagctccacgcagctctAGATCCTTAAAAACAGCTCCACTCCCATTTTTTCTAGCCAAACGGTGCAGCTCCGTGAAATCAAGATCCGCAAAAAAACTAGATCTAGCTCCCAGATCCACCAAATCCACGGAgcacctcagggggtgctcTCAAAACGATAGTTTTGTAACCCCTCGTGGAGTTGggggaaattacccaccaataccatcGATTACACATCCTCGTACCGGTTCacgtctttttttttcccaccgccggctcccttcctttCTTCCGTGATGCCGCCTCCTTTCTTCCGTGACGCCGCCTCCTTTCGTTTTCTTCCGCGTCCGCCTCTACGGCCTCGACGGCCGCGGCCCCCTATCACACGCGGTGCTCGCGCTCAAGCGCCACCCACGGATCGATGCCGGTGTCAGCCGCGTCGAGGAGGTCGACCAGGTTTCCGGAACACCCGCGCCATCTACGAGCTCGAGGACCAAGGGCTCGTGCTGGAGCTCGACGAGACGCGATTTGGCTTCCGGACCAGCTACGAGCTCGAGTGTGAGACGCCGGAGCCTGACCAGGTCAAGGAGGTGCTGGAGCGCCTGCTCACAGTCGCCGGCGTGCCGTACGACTACTCTCGCAGCAATAAGTTCGCCTGCTTCATGGCAGGGAAGCTGCTTCCTTGACTAGGCAGCCAAGTGTTCTTGTTAATCTCCGAGCGTGGCGTCTTCCATGTAATTCGATTTCACACAAGTCCTCGGTGGCATCTCATCTAGCATACCATACTTGGCATTTCAGAAGAAGATGAATCCCTGGTTAATTCATCTCTGTGTTCTACTATCTATTATTCATGTGATGAAACGAGTTGCGTTCTTGCACTTCGCGTTTCCTCAAAATTCATGCCTCCCCCACTTTGATTCATAGCAGTAATTTTCTCCCCCACTTTCGCTAGTTACTTTACCATTATATGTGACTACAAATAAATGTTTGCTTGGCACGCATGCGTAGCTattagaaaaaaataagaaaaaaaagaaaacaccaaGGACATTAGTGGACAATCCAACCAAAAACTTTGTTTCTGGATTTGGAGCTGTTGTCTCAGCCAAACATTTTTCCTCAACTCCACGGTGAGAGCATAGATCCACGCTGGAGCTGCTCTATGGTGGAGCTGCTGTTTTTTTAATCTGAAGCTGCGTGAAGttctgccaaacaggcccttgcTCCACTCGATTCCGGCTGGAGTAGCAAACCAACAGCAACCCATGAATCAATCTGAGCCGACAGAGCCCAAGAATAAAAAGGCCTGGCCCAATAACGTCCGAGACGAATGGCCTGAAAGCCTAGTAAGAAAAGAAATGAGTCAACGTCGCTCCAACccaagaagaaataaaaaaaagcccACTCCGAATCTCCACGTCCCCATGCACTCGGCTAGGCCCACGCCATCTTAAATACGCGACAACATCCAGTTCGGTGAAACCACGCTGCCCCACCACCACGAAGGCACGAACGACAGCGAAAGCACGAAAACGCCCGCGCGCCCCCACGCTGTCAGCGACACACCCGTCTTCATTCCCCTGCCGGCCGTCGCGGCGTCTCCTCCGCTTCACTCGCAACTGCAGCGTccgccgcacgccaccgccCCGCTTCTGGGCTGCTCCATCTccacgccgccacccgccgcctaGCCGGCTCCcccgaggcggcgccggcgccatgcCTCCCCAGGACGGGGCCGACGAGCCCTCGGCGCGTGCCCCGCTCCTCCCGCCCCCTgctccgcgccgcgcggccgcgaGGCTCCACCCGCTCCCGCTCATCGTCGCTGCCGCCTTCGTCGCCTCGTTccgcttcgtcttcctcgcGCCGGCCCCCTCCTATTACCAATCCCTCTTCCTCTCGCTCGGCTCCAACGACACCGCCGCGACGCACCTCCGCGCCCTCACCCAGCGCCCGCACGTCGCCGGCACCAGGGCCAACTCCCTCACCGCCGCCTACGTGCACGACGCGCTCTCCTCCCACTCCTTCCCTACCCGCCTCACTCCATACTCCGTCCTCCTCTCCTACCCAGCGCACCGCTCGCTTTCCCTCACCGCGTCGGGCCGCGACACCGTTCACTTCGCTCTGGAGCAGGAGATCTACCCCGGGGACCCCTACGCGGCGGTCTCCGCGGAGGCCGTCCCCACCTTCCTTGCCTACGCGGCCTCCGGCTCGGTCACCGCCGAGGTTGTCTACGCCAACTACGGCCGCGCGGAGGACTTCGCCTACCTCGCCGCACGCGGCGTCAACATCACCGGGAAGGTCGCCGTCGCGCGTTACGGCAAGGTGTTCCGCGGCGACATCGTCCGGAACGCgcgcgacgccggcgcggccgcggcggtgatATACAACGACGCCAAGGACTACGCGGCAGGGAATGCCTTCCCGGACGGGCCGTGGATGCCGCCGACCGGCGTGCAGGTGGGTAGCACGTTCAAGGGGGTCGGGGACCCCACGACGCCGATGTGGGCGTCGTCGGAAGGGTGCCAGCGCCTAAGCATCGCGGAGGCGATGGCCTCCGACGACATGCCGGGGATACCGGCGCTGCCAGTGTCGGGAATGGATGGGGAGGCCATACTACAGCTCATTGGCGGCGATGTGGCGCCCGAGGATTGGCAAggaggcgccggcgcgccggctTACCGGCTTGGGCCCGGGCCAGCGGTGCTCAACCTGACCTACATAGTAAGTTGCTATGTTGCTTTACAGGAGTTGGGGAGTGGAAACGACAGGGAATGTCTTCTTTTGCTTTATGATTGACGCTTGTTTGCTTTCTTTGTAGGGTAATGAGACAATGGCTACCATTCAGAATGTTATTTCGGTGATTGAAGGGAAAGAAGAACCTGAACGGTGCGGTCAATGCCCCCAAATCACCATCCCTTGACTGTAGAAACTTAAGTGTATCACAGATTTGGAATCAAACTGTAGAAACAGAGCTTCATTTCATTTCTTCATATGATTAATCATTTACAGAATTTCAGACCCCAAATCCTAAAACAGTCTCAACAAACCACTTTGGATTAGATTCTGACAGGATCACACGTCTTATATGATATTTCAAGTTACTTAGCTGCTCATCAATTTAATTTTTGAAAGTAAAAAACATATCAGTTCAAATTCAGTGAAATAAACACCGTGAAACATACAGGTATGTAATCCTTGGAAATCACCGTGATGCATGGACATTTGGGGGAGTTGATCCAAACAGTGGGACAGCAGCCTTGCTTGAGGTATGCCATATTTGTCTGTCCAATTTTATATTCTAATTACCATTTGCTTGATTTCTTGCCTCATTAACTTTCATTACTTGTAGCTAGCTCAACGGTTATCCGAGCTGCAAAAGAAGGGCTGGAGACCTCGACGAACCATCATCTTGTGCAACTGGGATGCTGAAGAGTATGCATTGGTCTCTCTCTAAACTCGCTCACTCACTATCTAAGCAATTTTCACATGTTCTCTTGATACTATTTTATTTGGGAAAAATGCAGATAGGATCCACCGAATGGGTCGAGGAGAACAGAGCAATGCTAACTTCAAGGACCGTTGCTTACCTGAATGTTGATTCTGCGGTGTTTGGTCGTGGATTTTATGCATCAGCAACTCCTCAACTTGATGAATTGCTTAAAGAAGCTAGTAAACAGGTATACTATTTGAAAGAAATATAGCAAAACTTTACAGTTAATAGAGAAAATTTAACTTATCAtgagaccagaaaagcacgactAGCTTTATTGCTTGTATCCTGTAGTTATGCCAGGGTTACAGTCTGATAGCTGATGTACAATCAGAGAAaaaatcttttattttggcagGTGCTGTAATTGTTTTGTTATCACTCCTGACATGTAG
This window encodes:
- the LOC101758809 gene encoding probable glutamate carboxypeptidase LAMP1 codes for the protein MPPQDGADEPSARAPLLPPPAPRRAAARLHPLPLIVAAAFVASFRFVFLAPAPSYYQSLFLSLGSNDTAATHLRALTQRPHVAGTRANSLTAAYVHDALSSHSFPTRLTPYSVLLSYPAHRSLSLTASGRDTVHFALEQEIYPGDPYAAVSAEAVPTFLAYAASGSVTAEVVYANYGRAEDFAYLAARGVNITGKVAVARYGKVFRGDIVRNARDAGAAAAVIYNDAKDYAAGNAFPDGPWMPPTGVQVGSTFKGVGDPTTPMWASSEGCQRLSIAEAMASDDMPGIPALPVSGMDGEAILQLIGGDVAPEDWQGGAGAPAYRLGPGPAVLNLTYIGNETMATIQNVISVIEGKEEPERYVILGNHRDAWTFGGVDPNSGTAALLELAQRLSELQKKGWRPRRTIILCNWDAEEYALIGSTEWVEENRAMLTSRTVAYLNVDSAVFGRGFYASATPQLDELLKEASKQVQNPDNRTESLYDLWMASNTSPLIGRLGGGGSDHSAFVQHIGIPSVDMSIGSDYPVYHSLYDDFIWMEKFGDPLFQRHVAAASMWGLVALRLSDEEILPFNYSYYATELENGVMGINERVLGMPVSLSPLHKSIKEFRRAVLKVDSELKALRTWKIWAQWRSCPLKVRDINDRLMMTERAFTEREGLSGRPWYKHLIYGPSLHNDYGAEIYPGIDDAIQTAKRTSTLESWQAVQNEIHRVARVINQAALVLTGGLT